One window from the genome of Alosa alosa isolate M-15738 ecotype Scorff River chromosome 15, AALO_Geno_1.1, whole genome shotgun sequence encodes:
- the LOC125308567 gene encoding olfactory receptor 142-like — MENVTEEFMFVLNGLNETATKKHIYFGFVLTAYLFTVFVNSTLILTIFLEKVFHEPMYFFLCNLCINAILGANSFYPRFLFDLLSKVNQISYYECLIQVCFIFYYIFCEYTSLTVMAYDRFVAVCKPLEYHSVMTPQRVLYLLLFTWLFSLTEIIIGALLTGRLPMCGRHIAKIYCSNWPLVKLSCVDSIGNNIYGYVLMFIHVSEAILIIISYVFIIRTSLRSKSGWVKFMQTCLPHLITLINFNVALLFDVLDARFGSTQKLQAIRNFLAVELLIVPPLLNPLIYGITLTKIRNRIIKVCKHRIKAVG, encoded by the coding sequence ATGGAAAACGTCACAGAAGAGTTTATGTTTGTGCTTAACGGTTTGAATGAGACAGCTACTAAGAAACATATCTACTTTGGCTTTGTGCTGACTGCTTACCTGTTCACTGTTTTTGTTAATTCAACCTTGATCCTTACCATTTTCTTGGAAAAAGTGTTTCATGAACCAATGTATTTTTTCTTGTGTAATCTCTGTATTAACGCAATATTAGGAGCAAATAGTTTCTATCCAAGGTTTCTTTTTGATTTGTTATCTAAAGTTAATCAAATTTCATATTATGAGTGTttgatacaggtatgttttatattttattatatcttcTGTGAATATACCTCCTTGACAGTGATGGCTTATGACAGATTTGTTGCGGTGTGCAAGCCACTGGAGTATCACTCTGTTATGACTCCTCAGAGAGTTTTGTATCTGCTTTTATTCACATGGCTATTCAGTTTAACAGAGATCATAATTGGTGCCCTGTTGACAGGTCGGCTCCCTATGTGTGGCAGACATATTGCGAAGATCTATTGTTCAAATTGGCCTTTGGTGAAGCTCTCATGTGTGGACAGTATTGGGAACAATATATATGGATATGTTTTGATGTTTATTCATGTTTCTGAGGCTATACTTATCATCATTTCTTATGTCTTCATCATAAGGACATCCCTGAGATCTAAATCAGGCTGGGTCAAGTTTATGCAAACATGCTTACCTCATTTGATTACTTTAATTAACTTCAATGTGGCATTACTATTTGATGTGTTAGATGCTCGATTTGGGTCAACTCAGAAATTACAAGCGATTCGAAACTTTTTAGCTGTAGAACTGCTCATAGTTCCCCCTTTATTAAATCCTCTCATATATGGAATAACCCTCACCAAGATTCGGAATAGAATAATAAAAGTATGCAAACATCGAATTAAAGCTGTTGGCTGA